A stretch of DNA from Chelonoidis abingdonii isolate Lonesome George chromosome 8, CheloAbing_2.0, whole genome shotgun sequence:
AAAGAAACCACATCGAAGCCATAGGCCGAGATTCTCTGAAGGATCTGAAAGCCCTGTACGAGCTGAACCTCCGGAAGAATCGGATCTGCACAATTCAGAATGATGCGTTTGCAATGCTAAACAGGCTGGAGGTGTTAGATTTAGGACACAATCATATATCTGATTTGCCTAATCAGCTTTTCAGTGGTCTGATCCAGCTCAAGACCATGCATCTTGAGGCCAACAGAATCACCAGAATCAAGTGCTCTTTCAATAGCCTGCGTAACCTGAGAAAGCTCTACCTGAACAACAACCACATCTCATCCATTTCGCAGGCTGCCTTCTCCAATTTAAAGAACCTGCAATTCCTTCACTTGAACAAAAACAATTTAAGTTCCCTTCCCAAGCACTTGTTCGCAGAGCTGCTGAAACTGAAATACGTGTTTCTATCCCACAACCCCTGGAACTGCGACTGCAAAATGCTTTGGTTCCCCACCTGGATAGCAAGATACAAAGGGGTGGTTGAGGGGATGCAGTGtgcctttccagtgcttcacaaccagACCCTGCTTGACGTCTTCACTCACGGCGAATTAATCAACTGCTCAATACCACCTGGGCTGGCAAGTGCAGACAAGTGCGAAGAGACCAATGCTAACACTGCTGCCATGCCACATGCTATTTCTGACAAATTACTTTGGATCACACTCGTGTGCTGTGCTTGGTATTTGGCAGAGACACTAGACAAATCATTTTCTGGACTTGGATCAGATGTATCAGCATTTTTTCTGTAATCTGTTTATAAAAAGTGAACAATGGATTTAGTTGTAGGAATGTGCTGAGATTTTGTAAATGAATAAACTATTGACAGCTTTTACTTCTTGCTATTGGCATTGCTAAACTAATTAACACAATGACTATGGTAACAGGATTCTAATAGGATTGCAGCATTCCTGAGGGTGAAAAGGTCAGGTTATCAAATTCTGTGCCAGGGTTCGGGCTGTTAATCTGTATTAATGCTGCAGTGCATGAGTGGAGGGAAAGACTCTCCAGGCAGCACTATCCTTCACATGAGACAAAACCAAGTTCCCTTTCTCTTGTTTCTTGTTGGCATCCAGGTGAAAGCTGAAGATCCTACTTTTTGGTTGGTTTTCCCTATTTATAAAAAGGTTCCCATGCCCTTGTCTGTGTGAGCTGGTGTTAAATGTAGAGTCTCTTCACCACCAGCCTGTGATATGTCACTTTGCACAACGCTTTGAGATGCCCTGAGTATGAGCATTCCTATATATATCTCAAGCTCTAGTCTCTTTAGTTTCGAATTAATCAGGTTAACACAGGCTCTCCTGAGGATACAGAATGT
This window harbors:
- the LOC116822520 gene encoding uncharacterized protein LOC116822520 isoform X1: MFFLILSLFTCAARIGLGVSVAACPSMCKCSPEDTIRCNKAGLRTLPAELATSTVSLNLSNNLLRILTANTFRNLTFLRSLWLDRNNLTFLYPGTFSALSNLRELDLGWNSRLTHLHANTFRGLSNLISLDLASCNIFEIHPLVFSYLLSLQVLDLTSNNLRYIPQAFRSLSSLTRLSLERNHIEAIGRDSLKDLKALYELNLRKNRICTIQNDAFAMLNRLEVLDLGHNHISDLPNQLFSGLIQLKTMHLEANRITRIKCSFNSLRNLRKLYLNNNHISSISQAAFSNLKNLQFLHLNKNNLSSLPKHLFAELLKLKYVFLSHNPWNCDCKMLWFPTWIARYKGVVEGMQCAFPVLHNQTLLDVFTHGELINCSIPPGLASADKCEETNANTAAMPHAISDKLLWITLVCCAWYLAETLDKSFSGLGSDVSAFFL
- the LOC116822520 gene encoding uncharacterized protein LOC116822520 isoform X2, producing the protein MCKCSPEDTIRCNKAGLRTLPAELATSTVSLNLSNNLLRILTANTFRNLTFLRSLWLDRNNLTFLYPGTFSALSNLRELDLGWNSRLTHLHANTFRGLSNLISLDLASCNIFEIHPLVFSYLLSLQVLDLTSNNLRYIPQAFRSLSSLTRLSLERNHIEAIGRDSLKDLKALYELNLRKNRICTIQNDAFAMLNRLEVLDLGHNHISDLPNQLFSGLIQLKTMHLEANRITRIKCSFNSLRNLRKLYLNNNHISSISQAAFSNLKNLQFLHLNKNNLSSLPKHLFAELLKLKYVFLSHNPWNCDCKMLWFPTWIARYKGVVEGMQCAFPVLHNQTLLDVFTHGELINCSIPPGLASADKCEETNANTAAMPHAISDKLLWITLVCCAWYLAETLDKSFSGLGSDVSAFFL